The Flavobacterium jumunjinense genome includes a region encoding these proteins:
- a CDS encoding carboxypeptidase-like regulatory domain-containing protein has translation MIKYIIILFFNFSIYAQINIHGKITGDNKEPISGASVYVNGTTIGAITDVNGDFNFSIPNEINALIITSHIGYKTAYSEIKKESFVLNVTLESDVTELKEVVLSQNRFSREEMLTLFKDCFLGTTKAGKKCTILNEDDLYFTYDTDNFILMAHSDRMLEIDNSYLGYKVNYTLLDFKCKLFKLSIKEKDVVSNSFGGYSNFKETDTTEVVQKRREESYKGSVLHLFRNLSNESWSKDEFALFESAYMVDSKDHFKIKNTTNNLFEVTIQKQNKSLRNKGFVAEFSILYNKKEHSKIYFYTTNFIIDSFGLYTNYDKVYFSGDISKRKVGDLLPSNYGL, from the coding sequence ATGATTAAATATATTATTATACTATTTTTTAACTTTTCAATTTATGCACAAATTAATATTCATGGAAAAATAACAGGAGATAACAAAGAGCCAATTTCTGGAGCATCTGTCTATGTTAATGGGACAACTATTGGAGCTATAACAGATGTAAATGGCGATTTTAACTTTTCAATTCCGAATGAAATTAATGCGCTTATAATTACAAGTCATATTGGATATAAAACGGCTTATTCTGAAATTAAAAAGGAAAGTTTTGTTCTTAATGTCACTTTAGAAAGTGATGTTACTGAACTAAAGGAGGTTGTTCTTAGCCAAAATCGTTTTTCTAGAGAGGAAATGTTAACATTATTTAAAGACTGTTTTTTAGGAACAACAAAAGCAGGAAAAAAATGTACAATTTTGAATGAAGATGATTTGTATTTTACTTATGATACTGATAATTTTATATTAATGGCTCATTCAGATAGAATGCTAGAAATAGACAATAGTTACCTTGGTTATAAGGTTAATTATACACTTTTGGATTTTAAATGCAAACTATTTAAGCTTAGTATTAAAGAAAAGGATGTAGTAAGTAATTCATTTGGAGGTTACTCAAACTTTAAAGAAACAGATACAACAGAAGTTGTTCAAAAAAGAAGAGAAGAATCTTATAAAGGTTCTGTTTTACATTTGTTTAGAAATTTATCTAATGAATCATGGTCTAAAGATGAATTTGCATTATTTGAAAGTGCATATATGGTTGATTCTAAAGATCATTTTAAAATTAAAAATACGACCAATAATCTTTTTGAAGTTACTATACAAAAACAGAATAAATCCTTAAGGAATAAAGGCTTTGTTGCAGAGTTTAGCATTCTATATAATAAAAAAGAACACTCTAAAATTTATTTTTATACGACAAATTTTATAATTGATAGTTTTGGGTTGTATACAAATTATGATAAGGTGTATTTTTCTGGAGATATTTCAAAACGGAAAGTAGGTGACTTATTGCCTTCTAATTATGGATTATAA
- a CDS encoding L-threonylcarbamoyladenylate synthase, translating into MAEFIKIYEDKPSEAAIKKVVDVLRNGGLIIYPTDTVYGLGCDITNSKALEKIAKIKGIKLEKANLSFICSDLSNISDYIKQINTSTFKILKRALPGPYTFILPGNNDLPKEFRKKKTVGIRVPNNNIALQIVRMLGNPIVSTSIHDEDEVIEYSTDPELIFEKWQNKVDLVIDGGYGDNIASTIIDLSGDEPEIIREGKGSIDIF; encoded by the coding sequence ATGGCCGAATTCATTAAAATATACGAAGATAAACCTAGCGAAGCTGCTATAAAAAAAGTAGTAGATGTCTTGAGAAATGGTGGATTAATTATTTATCCGACAGATACTGTTTATGGCTTAGGTTGTGATATTACAAATTCTAAAGCATTAGAAAAAATTGCAAAAATTAAAGGTATAAAGCTTGAAAAAGCAAATTTATCATTTATTTGCAGCGATTTAAGTAACATTTCAGATTATATTAAACAGATAAATACAAGTACTTTTAAGATTCTTAAAAGAGCTTTACCAGGACCATATACTTTTATTTTACCTGGCAATAATGATTTACCAAAAGAATTTAGAAAGAAAAAAACGGTAGGTATTCGTGTTCCAAATAACAACATAGCTTTACAAATTGTTCGAATGCTAGGAAATCCAATTGTTTCAACATCTATCCATGATGAAGATGAAGTTATTGAATATTCTACAGATCCTGAGTTGATTTTTGAAAAATGGCAAAATAAAGTAGATTTAGTTATAGATGGTGGTTATGGAGATAACATTGCTTCTACAATTATTGACTTATCTGGCGATGAACCAGAAATTATTAGAGAAGGTAAAGGAAGTATTGATATTTTTTAA
- a CDS encoding peptide-N-glycosidase F-related protein encodes MKKISYYFLSSLILYCVLFNVSCTSDNSPSESESVAPLSPTPTSLNFQEIMLNTFSVANFFKFSSTGITNDIIINSPSAFLISSDNSTYTNSITLSNTANQNITIYVKFAPTELGSVDELITINSLNRPQKTVQVKGIGIPRVYNYQTFLNARSAFGAGLNQTNTETFVMHNDVTNIEKIYAYIKLKCPTGGCNAWDVFANIKVKDPQTNDWYEIARYITPYGKNNEQVSRGFKVDVTDFKSLLTGSVELKSFVEVWGNDGWLVSVDFDYIEGTPDYKYYAVSSVVQYNQNSLEGVVYGEDASAFDLTKTVQIPSNSQATSLRTVITGWGHATPNDPDGRPCAEWCYRTHKVKINSADTFSHYLGPIGCNSNPVQPQGGNWSPDRAGWCPGMGVPVRTDNLTNSFAGQSFDFEYEFEHWVNDLLSTNSNIHAYYAISTFVVVKSDTPIVKPTVN; translated from the coding sequence ATGAAAAAAATATCTTATTACTTTTTATCATCCTTAATTCTTTATTGTGTATTATTTAATGTTTCGTGTACATCGGATAATTCTCCATCTGAATCTGAATCAGTTGCACCATTATCACCAACGCCAACCTCGTTAAATTTTCAAGAGATAATGTTAAACACTTTTTCTGTTGCTAATTTTTTTAAATTTTCTTCTACTGGGATTACTAATGATATAATTATAAATTCACCCTCTGCATTTTTAATTTCCTCGGATAATAGTACCTATACAAACTCTATAACTCTTTCTAATACAGCAAATCAAAATATAACAATATATGTGAAATTTGCTCCTACTGAATTAGGTTCTGTAGATGAATTAATAACAATTAATTCATTGAATCGCCCTCAAAAAACAGTTCAAGTAAAAGGTATTGGAATTCCAAGAGTATATAATTATCAAACATTTTTAAATGCAAGATCTGCTTTTGGAGCCGGATTAAACCAAACGAATACAGAAACTTTTGTAATGCATAATGATGTTACTAATATTGAAAAAATTTATGCCTATATAAAATTAAAATGTCCTACAGGAGGTTGTAATGCATGGGATGTTTTTGCAAATATTAAAGTTAAAGATCCTCAAACAAACGATTGGTATGAAATAGCAAGATATATTACACCTTATGGAAAAAATAATGAGCAAGTTAGTAGAGGGTTCAAAGTTGATGTAACCGATTTTAAATCTCTTTTAACCGGTTCAGTTGAACTTAAATCTTTTGTTGAAGTTTGGGGTAATGACGGCTGGTTGGTTTCAGTTGACTTCGATTATATTGAAGGAACTCCAGATTATAAATATTATGCAGTTTCAAGCGTGGTTCAATATAATCAAAACTCTTTGGAGGGTGTTGTTTATGGTGAAGATGCTTCTGCTTTTGATTTAACAAAAACGGTGCAAATACCTTCTAATTCACAAGCTACAAGTTTAAGGACAGTTATAACTGGTTGGGGACATGCAACTCCTAATGATCCAGATGGCAGGCCATGTGCAGAATGGTGCTATAGAACTCATAAGGTAAAAATAAACAGTGCAGATACATTTTCACATTATCTAGGCCCGATAGGTTGTAATAGTAACCCTGTTCAGCCACAAGGTGGAAATTGGAGTCCTGATAGAGCAGGTTGGTGTCCTGGAATGGGTGTTCCTGTAAGAACTGATAATCTAACAAATTCTTTTGCGGGTCAAAGTTTTGATTTTGAATATGAGTTTGAGCATTGGGTAAACGATTTACTTTCTACAAATTCAAATATTCATGCTTATTATGCAATATCTACTTTTGTAGTTGTAAAAAGTGATACACCAATTGTTAAACCAACGGTAAACTAA
- a CDS encoding DUF7935 family protein, with amino-acid sequence MDGTKIIELASYTLPALITGGVAYFLFHSFFKNEENRRRFELLKENQKQALPIRLQAYERIVLLLERINPTQLLLRITPPNIDKHDYATLLIHTIQTEFEHNLTQQVYFTTATWDIINKAKNSTIQMIRQKSVEEEIPNAEKLREAILLALTEMESPSKIAINYIKEELKTVF; translated from the coding sequence ATGGACGGTACAAAAATTATTGAATTAGCTTCTTATACGCTTCCAGCATTAATTACAGGTGGTGTAGCTTATTTTCTATTTCATTCTTTTTTTAAAAATGAAGAAAATAGAAGACGTTTTGAATTATTGAAAGAGAATCAAAAGCAAGCTTTACCTATACGTTTGCAAGCCTACGAACGTATAGTTTTATTGTTAGAAAGAATTAATCCAACACAATTATTATTACGTATAACTCCTCCTAATATTGACAAGCACGATTATGCAACGTTATTGATTCATACAATTCAAACAGAGTTTGAACATAATTTAACACAACAAGTATATTTTACTACAGCTACTTGGGATATTATTAACAAGGCAAAAAATTCAACTATTCAAATGATTCGTCAAAAATCGGTTGAAGAAGAAATACCTAATGCAGAAAAATTAAGAGAAGCTATTTTATTAGCACTCACAGAAATGGAGTCACCTAGTAAAATTGCTATCAATTATATTAAAGAAGAATTGAAAACAGTTTTTTAA
- a CDS encoding M1 family metallopeptidase — MNRILLFLFISLSVYSQQTKKVDFKVCRAIVSPNHIDETITGEVVYEFEVKSKIDTIRINAIAMVFTNVLLNGNEVDFKNSGKELLLFEGYKKGKNMVSFRYTAKPKQTLYFSGEGEDLQIWTQGQGKNTSYWLPSFDDVNEKVIFNLSASFRNDFEVILNGKFLAKNYNSKGNLIQWDYSMEKPMSSYLVMMAIGRFIKQTEITKQGTVLEFYLDRKDADKFESTYRYSKRMFEFLEDEIGVKYPWGVYKQIPVRDFLYAGMENTTSTIFSQDFVVDSISFNDKNYVNVNAHELAHQWFGNLITAKESKHHWLHEGFATYYALLAEKEVFGEDYFYNELYESAQILEQASKQDTIPILSPKASSLTFYKKGAWALHALRSDIGTIKFKKAIQCYLNKYEYENVDTDEFLKIIRKASRYDIKKFKKNWLESSKFNFNTIENYLVINQSVNQLLEFNRTNRQLSEEELFEKLKKGILSNLYYNVKQEIVFQSQNLSEEHKMEIILLAMETNDTKVRQTVAEVLKVIPINFKVKFETLLNDNSYITREIALFRLWTNFKEDRESLIALSKDWIGTNYNLKIANLTLKIVGSNDNFERKQNAIAELEIYTKLPYESSVREAALQTFIELGIITDSVLEELIEASMHHKWQFVKFAKDNIRKLISNDDIRQNFIRLQSETSQKVTERINYFLKETE, encoded by the coding sequence ATGAATCGTATTTTATTATTTTTATTTATTTCACTATCTGTTTATTCTCAACAAACAAAAAAGGTTGATTTTAAAGTTTGTAGGGCTATTGTCTCTCCAAACCATATTGATGAAACAATTACAGGAGAAGTAGTATATGAATTTGAAGTAAAGTCAAAAATTGACACCATTCGAATTAATGCTATCGCTATGGTTTTCACAAACGTTTTATTAAATGGTAATGAAGTAGATTTTAAAAATTCGGGAAAAGAATTGTTGCTCTTTGAAGGCTATAAGAAAGGAAAAAACATGGTTTCGTTTCGATATACAGCAAAACCGAAGCAAACTTTATATTTTAGTGGAGAAGGGGAAGATTTACAAATTTGGACTCAAGGACAAGGAAAAAACACCAGTTATTGGCTACCTAGTTTTGATGATGTGAATGAAAAAGTAATTTTTAATTTATCAGCTAGCTTTAGAAATGATTTTGAAGTAATTCTGAATGGAAAATTTCTTGCTAAAAATTATAATTCTAAAGGAAACCTAATTCAATGGGATTATTCTATGGAAAAACCAATGTCTTCTTATTTAGTTATGATGGCAATTGGGCGATTTATAAAACAAACAGAAATTACAAAACAAGGAACTGTTTTAGAATTTTATTTAGACAGAAAAGATGCAGACAAGTTTGAATCGACCTATCGCTATTCTAAACGTATGTTTGAGTTTTTAGAAGACGAAATAGGAGTGAAGTATCCTTGGGGAGTTTACAAGCAAATTCCTGTGCGTGATTTCCTTTATGCAGGTATGGAAAATACAACCTCTACTATCTTTTCTCAGGATTTTGTAGTCGATTCTATATCTTTTAACGATAAAAATTATGTGAATGTTAATGCACATGAATTAGCACATCAGTGGTTTGGAAATCTAATTACAGCGAAGGAGAGTAAACACCATTGGTTGCACGAAGGTTTTGCTACCTATTATGCATTATTGGCTGAAAAAGAAGTTTTTGGAGAGGACTATTTTTATAATGAATTGTATGAATCTGCACAAATTTTAGAACAAGCAAGTAAGCAGGATACGATTCCAATTTTAAGCCCTAAAGCAAGTTCATTAACCTTTTATAAAAAGGGTGCTTGGGCGCTTCATGCTTTGCGTAGTGATATTGGAACTATAAAATTTAAAAAAGCAATACAATGTTATTTGAATAAATATGAGTATGAAAACGTTGATACCGATGAATTTCTGAAAATTATAAGAAAAGCATCAAGATATGATATTAAAAAATTTAAGAAGAACTGGTTAGAAAGTTCTAAATTTAATTTCAATACAATTGAAAATTACCTCGTTATTAATCAATCGGTTAATCAGCTTCTTGAATTCAATAGAACGAATAGACAGTTAAGTGAAGAAGAATTATTTGAAAAGTTAAAAAAAGGAATTTTATCCAATTTATATTATAATGTAAAACAAGAGATTGTTTTTCAATCGCAAAATTTATCAGAAGAACATAAAATGGAAATTATTTTGTTGGCAATGGAAACCAACGATACAAAAGTGAGACAAACAGTAGCTGAAGTTTTAAAAGTAATTCCAATCAATTTTAAAGTTAAATTTGAGACTTTATTAAATGATAATTCATATATTACTAGAGAAATAGCTTTGTTCCGATTATGGACTAATTTTAAAGAAGATAGGGAAAGTTTGATTGCCCTTTCTAAAGATTGGATTGGTACTAATTATAATTTAAAAATAGCCAACTTAACTCTTAAAATTGTTGGTTCTAATGATAATTTTGAACGAAAACAAAACGCAATTGCAGAATTAGAGATTTATACAAAATTGCCTTATGAATCTTCTGTTAGAGAAGCAGCTTTACAAACGTTTATAGAGTTAGGTATTATAACCGATAGTGTTTTAGAAGAATTAATAGAAGCTTCAATGCATCATAAATGGCAATTTGTTAAGTTCGCAAAAGATAATATTAGAAAACTGATTTCTAACGATGATATTAGACAAAATTTTATACGATTACAATCAGAAACTTCTCAAAAAGTAACTGAAAGAATTAATTATTTCCTAAAAGAAACCGAATAA
- a CDS encoding TfoX/Sxy family protein: MFGGIAFILEDKMCFGVIINQIILRVLDIHYEIVLETNHYNPMNFTGKTMKGFLFVDEETFQNNVFLHKVI; encoded by the coding sequence ATGTTTGGAGGTATTGCCTTTATACTTGAAGATAAAATGTGTTTTGGTGTAATCATTAATCAAATAATCTTGAGGGTTTTAGATATACATTATGAAATAGTATTAGAGACAAATCACTACAACCCAATGAATTTTACTGGTAAAACAATGAAAGGTTTTCTTTTTGTTGATGAAGAAACGTTTCAAAATAATGTTTTTCTACATAAAGTGATATAA
- a CDS encoding alpha/beta hydrolase — protein sequence MKINNLFFSLLLVVTSLFISCASDEDTIILGEETLLNVSYGTDSEQVFDLYLPANRNENTKTLILVHGGGWIEGDKQDMSYLIPIIKQNLPGYAIANINYRLASANNYAFPMQINDITTVINKLKTTNYTISNNFGFIGTSAGGHLSMLYSYAHDTTNDIKMVCSIVGPTNFTDSNYTNNPLWLATYFSLTGVNYVGNESYYESLSPYHTATTTSPPTLLLYGNADPLIPTTQGQNMHNQLNALGVYNEFNLYNGGHGNWSQPDLLDAYLKMINFINSKF from the coding sequence ATGAAAATCAATAACTTATTTTTTAGTTTACTTCTTGTAGTAACTTCATTATTCATTTCTTGCGCTTCCGATGAAGATACAATTATCCTAGGAGAAGAAACGCTTCTAAACGTTAGTTATGGCACAGATTCAGAACAAGTTTTTGATTTGTATTTACCAGCAAATAGAAATGAAAACACAAAAACGTTGATTTTAGTTCATGGTGGAGGTTGGATTGAAGGAGACAAACAAGATATGAGCTATTTGATTCCTATTATTAAACAAAATTTGCCTGGATATGCTATTGCAAATATTAATTACAGGTTGGCTTCTGCAAATAATTATGCATTTCCCATGCAGATTAATGATATAACTACAGTTATTAATAAATTAAAAACTACAAACTATACTATTTCTAATAATTTTGGATTTATTGGCACAAGTGCTGGAGGTCATTTATCTATGCTATATAGTTATGCGCATGACACTACAAATGATATTAAGATGGTTTGTAGTATTGTTGGTCCTACAAATTTTACAGATAGTAATTATACAAACAATCCATTATGGTTGGCTACATATTTTTCTTTAACAGGCGTTAATTATGTTGGTAATGAATCTTATTATGAGAGTTTGAGTCCATATCATACTGCTACAACTACTTCTCCTCCTACGTTATTATTATATGGTAATGCAGATCCTCTAATTCCTACAACACAAGGACAAAATATGCATAATCAATTAAATGCTCTAGGTGTTTATAATGAGTTTAATCTCTATAACGGTGGACATGGAAATTGGTCTCAACCTGATTTATTAGATGCTTATCTGAAAATGATTAACTTTATTAATAGCAAGTTTTAA
- a CDS encoding patatin-like phospholipase family protein: MRALVISGGGSKGAFAGGVAQYLIRDLHKDYDLYLGTSTGSLLVSHLALEKVEKIKEIYTSVNQNTIFSHCPFVVKKQFGEDTIAINHFKVLTNLIKGSKTFGESKNLKKLIRKVFTVDEFDILKASKKEVIVTVSNLSLNTVEYKSINDFSYDDFCDWVWISCNYIPFMSLVRKNGCDYADGGFASMVPIEEAIKRGATHVDAIILHTETSIYNRMPATSPFNALTNLFSFMMDRIEYQNIKIGKYEAKFKNATISFYYTPTLLTTNSLVFNKEQMKQWWKSGYDYAKSREIDTQEIPVEE, translated from the coding sequence ATGAGAGCATTAGTAATATCTGGAGGAGGAAGCAAAGGTGCTTTCGCTGGAGGTGTAGCACAATATTTGATTAGAGATTTACACAAAGATTATGATTTATATTTAGGTACTTCTACAGGAAGTTTATTGGTTTCTCATTTAGCTTTAGAAAAAGTTGAAAAAATTAAAGAAATATATACTTCGGTAAACCAAAATACTATTTTTAGTCATTGTCCTTTTGTTGTTAAAAAACAGTTTGGAGAAGATACTATTGCAATTAATCATTTTAAAGTATTAACCAATCTTATTAAAGGATCTAAAACTTTTGGTGAAAGCAAGAATTTAAAAAAACTAATAAGAAAAGTATTTACTGTTGATGAGTTTGATATTTTAAAAGCCAGTAAGAAAGAAGTAATTGTAACAGTATCAAATTTGTCTTTAAATACGGTAGAGTATAAATCGATTAATGATTTTAGTTATGATGATTTTTGCGATTGGGTATGGATTTCGTGTAATTACATACCTTTCATGTCTTTAGTTAGAAAAAACGGTTGCGATTATGCCGATGGTGGTTTTGCATCAATGGTTCCAATTGAAGAAGCTATTAAAAGAGGAGCAACACATGTAGATGCAATTATTCTTCACACTGAAACTTCAATATATAATAGAATGCCTGCAACAAGTCCGTTTAATGCATTGACCAATCTATTTTCTTTTATGATGGACCGAATAGAATACCAAAATATTAAAATTGGTAAATATGAAGCAAAATTTAAAAATGCAACCATTAGTTTCTATTATACTCCAACGCTATTAACTACTAACTCTTTGGTTTTTAATAAAGAACAAATGAAACAATGGTGGAAGAGTGGTTATGATTATGCAAAAAGTAGAGAAATTGATACTCAAGAAATCCCTGTTGAAGAATAA
- a CDS encoding Dph6-related ATP pyrophosphatase gives MKKAIFNWSSGKDSALALYKIQQEKEYEIITLLTSVNQQFQRISMHGIRVELLEQQAQSIGLPLTKMIVPEMPTMEIYDDLMKKTLLEFKEKEVKYSIFGDIFLEDLRKYREDKLALANFEGVFPLWKRDTKEIIEEFLSLGFKTIVVCVNEKYLGKEFVGRVIDEDFIKELPDNVDVCGENGEFHTFTFDGPNFSKQIDFEIGEIVYKKYEKPKTATTNTACDTDDTAFNYGFWYCDLV, from the coding sequence ATGAAAAAAGCAATATTCAACTGGAGCAGCGGTAAAGATTCTGCTTTAGCACTCTATAAAATACAACAAGAAAAGGAATATGAAATCATAACACTTTTAACCAGTGTTAATCAACAATTTCAGCGCATTTCAATGCATGGTATTCGTGTTGAACTTCTAGAACAGCAAGCCCAAAGCATTGGATTACCATTAACAAAAATGATTGTTCCAGAAATGCCAACCATGGAGATTTATGATGATTTAATGAAGAAAACACTTCTAGAATTTAAAGAAAAAGAGGTGAAATATTCAATTTTTGGAGATATTTTTCTTGAAGATCTTAGAAAATATAGAGAAGATAAATTAGCACTTGCAAATTTTGAAGGAGTTTTTCCTTTATGGAAAAGAGACACAAAAGAAATAATAGAAGAATTTTTATCATTAGGTTTTAAAACCATTGTAGTTTGTGTTAATGAAAAATATTTAGGAAAAGAATTTGTTGGAAGAGTAATTGATGAAGACTTTATTAAAGAATTGCCCGATAACGTAGATGTTTGTGGAGAAAATGGAGAATTTCATACCTTTACCTTCGATGGCCCAAATTTCTCAAAACAAATCGATTTTGAAATAGGAGAAATTGTTTATAAAAAATATGAAAAACCAAAAACGGCAACAACAAATACAGCTTGCGATACCGATGATACTGCTTTCAATTATGGTTTTTGGTATTGCGATTTAGTATAA
- a CDS encoding ATP-dependent helicase, protein MQHIISQLNEAQQAPVLQKDGPMIVIAGAGSGKTRVLTVRIANLMSQGVDAFNILSLTFTNKAAREMKKRIADIVGNNEAKNLWMGTFHSVFAKILRIEADKLGYPSNFSIYDTQDSLRLLGSIIKEMQLDRDIYKPKQVLGRISSYKNSLITVKAYFNNPDLQEADAMSKKPRMGEIYQQFVERCFKAGAMDFDDLLLKTNELLNRFPDVLAKYQDRFRYILVDEYQDTNHSQYLIVRALSDRFQNICVVGDDAQSIYAFRGANINNILNFQKDYENVVMYRLEQNYRSSRNIVEAANNVIDKNKTKLDKVVWTANDDGPKIKVHRSLTDGEEGRFVASTIFEQKMQNQLPNSSFAVLYRTNAQSRSIEDALRKRDIPYRIYGGLSFYQRKEIKDVLSYLRLVINPKDEEALIRVINYPARGIGNTTIEKLTVTANHYKRSIFEVMEHIDKIDLKLNSGTKTKLKDFVTMIKSFQVINENQDAFYLTELVAKKTGLVQELKKDGTPEGITRIENIEELLNGIKDFTEGQKEIDGARGALSEFLEDVALATDLDKDTGDDDRVALMTIHLAKGLEFQHVFIVGLEEDLFPSAMSMSTRSELEEERRLFYVALTRAEHQAYLTYAQSRYRWGKLVDSEPSRFIEEIDDKFLDHLNPIETSNYRYKPLMNIDVFGDIDKSKLRLAKPIASKPPAYLNTRANDKPNVRKLKPVSGIKTEGSNLFETKLAIGNVVMHERFGKGQIISIEGIGADKKAEIKFDVGGLKKLLLKFAKLDVIG, encoded by the coding sequence ATGCAACATATAATTTCACAATTAAACGAGGCTCAACAAGCACCAGTACTACAAAAAGACGGTCCAATGATTGTTATTGCAGGTGCCGGTTCTGGTAAAACAAGAGTACTTACTGTACGTATTGCTAACCTTATGAGTCAAGGTGTTGATGCTTTTAATATATTATCATTAACCTTTACAAACAAAGCAGCACGTGAAATGAAAAAACGTATTGCTGATATTGTAGGAAATAATGAAGCCAAAAACCTTTGGATGGGTACATTTCACTCTGTATTTGCTAAAATTCTAAGAATTGAAGCCGATAAATTAGGATATCCAAGCAATTTTTCAATTTATGACACTCAAGATTCTTTACGATTATTAGGTTCTATCATTAAAGAAATGCAATTGGATAGAGATATTTATAAACCCAAACAAGTGTTAGGTAGAATTTCATCCTATAAAAATTCATTAATTACTGTAAAAGCCTATTTTAATAATCCAGACCTTCAAGAAGCAGATGCAATGAGCAAAAAACCACGAATGGGTGAAATATACCAACAATTTGTGGAACGTTGTTTCAAAGCTGGAGCTATGGATTTTGATGATTTATTATTAAAAACAAATGAGTTATTAAATCGGTTTCCAGATGTCTTAGCTAAATACCAAGACCGTTTCCGATATATATTAGTAGATGAGTACCAAGATACAAATCACTCACAATATTTAATTGTTAGAGCACTTTCCGATCGTTTTCAAAATATTTGCGTAGTAGGAGATGATGCACAAAGTATTTATGCCTTCCGTGGAGCAAACATTAATAACATCTTAAACTTCCAAAAAGACTACGAAAATGTTGTAATGTATCGTTTAGAGCAAAATTACCGTTCTTCAAGAAATATTGTAGAAGCAGCAAATAATGTAATCGATAAAAATAAAACCAAATTAGATAAAGTCGTTTGGACAGCCAATGATGATGGCCCAAAAATAAAGGTGCATCGTAGCTTAACAGACGGGGAAGAAGGACGCTTTGTTGCTTCAACTATTTTTGAGCAAAAAATGCAAAACCAATTGCCAAATAGTAGTTTTGCAGTGCTTTATCGTACAAATGCTCAATCGCGTTCTATTGAAGACGCACTACGTAAGCGTGATATTCCTTATAGAATTTATGGTGGTTTATCGTTCTATCAACGTAAAGAGATTAAAGATGTTTTGTCCTATCTACGTTTGGTTATTAATCCAAAAGACGAAGAAGCCCTAATACGTGTTATTAATTATCCTGCAAGAGGAATTGGAAACACAACTATAGAAAAATTAACTGTTACAGCAAATCATTATAAACGTTCCATTTTTGAAGTAATGGAGCACATTGATAAAATTGATTTAAAACTTAACTCAGGAACAAAAACAAAATTGAAAGATTTTGTTACGATGATAAAAAGCTTTCAAGTTATTAATGAAAATCAAGATGCTTTCTATTTGACAGAGCTTGTTGCCAAAAAAACAGGTTTAGTTCAAGAATTAAAAAAAGATGGAACACCAGAAGGAATTACTCGTATAGAAAATATTGAGGAATTATTAAATGGTATTAAAGATTTTACAGAAGGTCAAAAAGAAATAGATGGAGCAAGAGGTGCTTTGTCAGAGTTTTTAGAAGATGTTGCGCTTGCTACAGATTTAGATAAAGATACGGGAGATGATGATAGAGTAGCACTAATGACAATTCACTTGGCAAAAGGACTTGAATTTCAGCATGTTTTCATTGTTGGATTAGAAGAAGATTTGTTTCCAAGTGCAATGAGTATGAGCACACGAAGTGAGTTAGAAGAAGAGCGTCGTTTGTTCTATGTTGCACTAACTAGAGCAGAGCATCAAGCCTATTTAACCTATGCACAATCTCGTTATCGATGGGGAAAATTAGTAGATAGTGAACCTTCTCGTTTTATTGAAGAAATAGACGATAAGTTCTTAGATCATTTAAACCCAATAGAAACAAGTAATTATCGCTATAAACCATTAATGAATATTGATGTTTTTGGAGATATTGATAAATCAAAGTTACGATTAGCAAAACCAATTGCTAGTAAACCACCTGCTTATCTGAATACTCGAGCAAATGACAAACCTAATGTTAGAAAATTAAAACCTGTTTCTGGAATTAAAACAGAAGGTAGTAATCTATTCGAAACTAAGTTAGCTATAGGGAATGTAGTCATGCATGAACGTTTTGGTAAAGGTCAAATTATTAGTATTGAAGGTATTGGAGCAGATAAAAAAGCAGAGATTAAATTTGATGTTGGTGGTTTGAAGAAGCTATTATTAAAATTTGCAAAATTAGATGTAATCGGATAA